The following nucleotide sequence is from Zea mays cultivar B73 chromosome 1, Zm-B73-REFERENCE-NAM-5.0, whole genome shotgun sequence.
GGGGTTGTGCCCCTACAAAATAGAAGAAGGGTACGTTGGACCTTTCACCATTTTTTTCACATTTTTTATTATGTAATCACTAATTATGATTTTCACTAACGACGTTGAGAGGGAGGTGCAAACGGTAGCTTCATTTTCAAAACAGAGGGGTAAAATCATAAAGTTGAAAAATGGAGTGTaaaattgttggggcgaaggcgaacacgctacccttcgctcgatgccttcgtcgcctcgcTACACCGACGAAGACCACATCCACAGAGCACGCCCGAGCAAGCCGAAGGCGTCAGTTGGATGAAGACCGGCGCGGTCCCCCTTCGTCCTCTCCGTTGCAAGACGAAGGCTCTGTCGAAGTCTACTAGTCCCACGTCCTCACCGCGTCGGGAAGACCAggtgggattcggcccactgtaacgggccccaCGCGGATAAGCATATTATGGGCCGCGTCTATAAtagccttttctgtaatgacagtctgtaaccttcTCTCGTGAGAATATTCTGGGATAGACCGGGTactcgagggcataaacgtctttgACAAGGGATGGGTGGTCACTCGAGTGCCTATAAATACTCCCGTACAGTACCCTTGAGGGGCCAGATTGATAGAGCTATTGCCATCCCACGTTAAGCTTTGCAAACACTCTTTCCACtttcccgttggatcaacttgcccaggagagcgagTTCCAACTAAAATCACAATTGCAAGTCCAACAAAGGGTATAATCACAATTGCCCCTTATATTTATTGTGTCTGGTAATACCATTAGATTTTATACAAGGATTGGCAGAACTTACATTGGATTTGTAACATGTCATGTATTGTCTTATTTTGTGAGCAGTTTCAAAAATTATGTTTTATAAGTTGATACTCCTAATTGCATCCAGTTGTTGAATGTCATTTTGTACTGTCTTATTTTCAAACAAAAATGTCTAGTTATAATGAACTTTCTGGTTGCAGAATGGTGACCCTCGGCTGTCATGCTTTGGTCTGATGAAAAACAGCAGGGATGGAAAAAGCTATAGCACGAACCTAGCATATACACCTCCAGAATATCTGAGAAATGGTCCCTATCTCTTTACTTTCATGCTTTTTTTTCTCTGCATGCAGTTTTTAGTTTTATGTTAAGTAATGAAATATTTCACCATTTTTGTAGGTATCTCAGTGGTTTCTCTTATTAAACTTAGTTATGTTTATAACACTGTCTTTCTGACTTTGATTTTTCCACTGCACTTACCAGTGAAAAATATGCTGTTCTCTATTTGTTCATGTCAGTATAACTGGTGGTTTTCAGCAGACAATCATTTTTTAATGTTGCTACTACAAAGACATGATTTCTGAAAGCTGAGTTCCAAAATTGTAGTGTTGATCTTTTTATTTTAAAAGAAAAAATGTACATCTGGAATTTAGTTTTTTGGAAGGATCAGTGACTCAGTTTAAGATTTTCTGATTCCTTTGTATGTGCTATTTAAATTGAGCATATTGTGCCCTTGGTAAGTCAGTTACCAGGTGCTGTGAGATGGTCTGGTTAGTGTGTCCTTGGTCTCTGTCTGTCATTGAAATCAATAAGTAATGCAAACAAAAAAGCAAGAAATGCTTCATCTGTATTATTTTCTGAGGAAAGTTTTATTTTCAGGCAGGGTTACTCCAGAAAGTGTCATTTTCAGTTTTGGCACTGTACTTCTTGACCTTCTCAGTGGGAAACGCATACCGCCTTCACATGTAAGTTTCTTGCTAGAAATGTCTTATGCTTTGTTAGATATGAGGTCTGTTTCTGCAAATATAAAAATACACATGCCACCCATGCTTGCAGACTGCAGTGATTTTTTTTCTCAAACCGAATATACAGCACATCTTTAGCTCATATAATGTGAGCACAATTTGCACTGTATAAATGACATCCTTCACAATTGGTCATACAAGCATAAAACACACATACATGACATGTATGCACTATGGTAATCATGCATGCTTGTGTTTGTTGCATGCAGGCGCTTGATATCATGAGAGGCAGAAACATCCAAGCAGTTATGGATTCACATTTGGAGGGAAACTACTCAATTGAGGTGGCTACTACATTGGTGAATCTTGCTTCTCAGTGTCTACAATATGAGCCAAGAGATCGTCCTGACATAAAAAAGTTGGTTTCCATTCTGGAGCCTTTGCAGAAAAAAATAGAGGTAACCATGTTTATTCCTCTTTATTTCATATTTGACTCGGTAAAAGTATTTGTGAAAGGAGTATATTTAATGTCCTAGCATCACACTGGTTCTTGCTAATCCTGTGATATTGCTTCATTCCTTTCCCTGTATAGGAGTAACTTAATACCTGACTTGAGATGATAGTAAACATTAACACAGAACTGAAATCTTCACTACTGTGTGATATTGCTTCACTCCTTCCCCTGTGCAGCAGCAACCTAATACTTGGCATGATGTAATAGTAATGGTAAAGGTTAAAACAGAACAGTGAATTCCTCACGGTGCCCACTTTGTTAGACTGTATATTAGATGTTTTCCTGCATTACTGCACAGATTTATGTTACCAAGTTTTTTAATGCTATGTTTGCAAAATATTTAGATATAGTTAAACATGAGCAAACACCTGTCTTTTTTTCTCTCGAAACGCGCACGAGAACTGCACCTCATTACTAGTATTTTTTTGTTCGGCATATTATATCTTTTACAAAAGTGTATGCTTTACCACAAAGTTCTAAACACATTAGGCTAACTCCAATGGCCCCCCCTCCCATATCTCCCTATTCATACTTTCTACTCATATGTAAATACCTCCCCTCAAAGATTCTTCCCCCTATTTAGCCCCCCTTTACTCTTTAACTGAGTTATTGGACATTTCTTCATCAGTCTTTGGAGTTTTATAAAACTGTACAATATTTGTAGCACCATAATACACATTGTTGTTAGGTAATTAAAAATATTCAATTTAGCAGTTAAAAGCGCTGATTAATGGAAGGGGGGAGATTAGAGATCCCCCCTTTCATGGCGTGAGTAGAGGCTCTCACCCTTGCGAGGGGGCAACGTTGGAAAACAATTCACCGTATTCATACATGCACGGGAGAGAGGGGGCGATGTCCAGGGAATGGTTGGAGTCCGTCTTACATGGGCATGGGTGCGGGTGTCTGTGTCCAGGTTGGGGTTTTGGTTCGGCAGATGTTTTATGGGACATGCCAATTACCATTTGGAATCCAAAATGGGTGTGGGTGTTTGACAACTAAACGATTTGGACATGTGTGTCTGGATAACACAATAATGACCCTGATGAGTGCTGCTGTTTCCTTTGAAAAATATGGAACAGGTACCGTCCTATGTGATGCTTGGAATTGCAAAGCCAGTGGAAGAACCACAGGCACCTCCTACTCCACAGCGCCCTCTTTCTCCCATGGGAGAAGCTTGTTCCAGAATGGACCTTACTGCCATCTATCAGATCCTATTCACAACGCATTACCGAGATGATGAAGGGAGCAATGAGGTAAAATAAACCAGTGCACTCTGGTTCCAATCTTCATGTTCTGTAGGACCTCTGAAACCAGCATCATTCTCCATTCTGCAGCTGTCTTTTCAAGAATGGACACAGCAGATGAGggatatgctggatgcaaggaaaCGTGGCGACTCTGCCTTCAAAGACAAAGATTTTAAGGCAGCAATCGATTGCTATACTCAGGTGGGCATGTGCTTCTTGTTCATGAAAAGCTATTTAAAAGTGCTCCCCCGCCCCCCAGATATATCACTCAAATGTAGCTGTAGAGAGCGGGGTAATTTGGTTTATTTTATTTACCTACCTACAATGGGACACTCCAATGTAGCTGATTCTTCTTTCCCCGTGTTTGTTGCACAGTTTGTCGATGTGGGGATAATGGTGTCACCGACTGTATTCGCCAGACGAAGCTTGTGCTACCTTATGTGTGACCAACCTGATGCGGCCCTCCGTGATGCAATGC
It contains:
- the LOC100280241 gene encoding putative protein kinase superfamily protein precursor, which codes for MNKQIIGSNDWLLLIYWPLWFCSRAGENQTIEWAMRLRVAYYISQALEYCSTKGWPLYHDLNAYRVLFDENGDPRLSCFGLMKNSRDGKSYSTNLAYTPPEYLRNGRVTPESVIFSFGTVLLDLLSGKRIPPSHALDIMRGRNIQAVMDSHLEGNYSIEVATTLVNLASQCLQYEPRDRPDIKKLVSILEPLQKKIEVPSYVMLGIAKPVEEPQAPPTPQRPLSPMGEACSRMDLTAIYQILFTTHYRDDEGSNELSFQEWTQQMRDMLDARKRGDSAFKDKDFKAAIDCYTQFVDVGIMVSPTVFARRSLCYLMCDQPDAALRDAMQAQIVYPDWPTAFYMQAVALSKLNMQSDAVDMLNEASQLEEKRQKSTRVP